The Alteripontixanthobacter sp. genome has a window encoding:
- a CDS encoding SDR family oxidoreductase: MLLNILLTGAAGLVGGEVAARLAAAGHRVTAFLRREPVVRAHDGAPVAVAETVHGDIALPGLGLTETVWSDLAARHDMVVHCAATVRFDLADADYAAVNVEGTRRVAELARAGDMRMLHISTAYSCGARDGPIREDDPLPAQRSAFTNGYEASKAAGEQVVRGSSVPFVIARPSIVTGHSQTGAIRQFDTTYALFRLLAEGRVARVPASADASFDFVAIDHVAAGIAALVERFDRAAGAAYNLVAQEPLPVRDFIAAFADYPQFSTPHLVDPAEFDADALPVRERRLYRRGIGPYAAYFARNPRFDDRFFRAVTGVEAPAGGTTYFRRLVDYCIAHGFLQAEPVS; the protein is encoded by the coding sequence GTGCTGCTGAACATACTCCTGACCGGGGCGGCGGGACTGGTCGGCGGCGAAGTTGCCGCCCGGCTGGCGGCCGCAGGGCACCGCGTCACCGCTTTCCTGCGCCGCGAACCGGTGGTTCGCGCACATGACGGCGCGCCGGTGGCGGTGGCCGAGACAGTGCATGGCGATATCGCGCTGCCCGGCCTGGGGCTGACCGAGACCGTCTGGAGCGATCTTGCAGCGCGGCACGATATGGTGGTGCATTGCGCCGCCACGGTGCGCTTCGACCTGGCCGATGCCGATTATGCCGCCGTCAACGTGGAAGGCACCCGCCGCGTGGCCGAACTGGCCCGGGCAGGCGATATGCGGATGCTGCATATCAGCACCGCCTATAGCTGCGGCGCGCGCGACGGACCGATCCGCGAGGACGATCCGCTGCCCGCCCAGCGCAGCGCTTTTACGAACGGCTACGAAGCGAGCAAGGCTGCTGGCGAGCAAGTGGTTCGCGGCAGCAGCGTACCTTTCGTGATTGCCCGTCCCTCGATCGTAACCGGCCACAGCCAGACCGGTGCGATCCGCCAGTTCGACACGACCTATGCGCTGTTCCGCCTGCTGGCCGAGGGACGCGTGGCGCGGGTGCCCGCAAGCGCTGATGCAAGCTTCGACTTCGTGGCGATAGACCATGTCGCGGCAGGAATTGCGGCGTTGGTAGAGCGGTTCGATCGGGCGGCTGGCGCGGCCTACAACCTTGTCGCGCAGGAGCCTTTGCCGGTGCGGGATTTTATCGCAGCGTTTGCGGACTATCCGCAGTTTTCGACGCCCCATCTTGTCGATCCAGCAGAGTTCGATGCGGATGCGCTACCAGTTCGGGAGCGGCGGCTATATCGGCGCGGCATCGGTCCGTATGCGGCCTATTTCGCGCGCAATCCGCGGTTCGATGACCGGTTCTTCCGTGCGGTTACCGGGGTTGAGGCTCCGGCGGGCGGGACGACCTATTTTCGCCGCTTGGTCGACTATTGCATCGCGCACGGCTTCCTCCAGGCGGAACCCGTCAGCTAG
- a CDS encoding glycosyltransferase codes for MSKTTILIPVLDEEQALPALVERLAMLDPKPLEILVVDGGSSDRSCELVELAGWRLEVCGQGRAVQINTGVEQARGEYVCVLHADTMPPTDMVAVLEDTLADPAISLGSFTPIIRGPEKTRWGTTLHNWAKTWYAPAIMRPHLFLRGVRLLFGDHAMFFRRAQFLKVGGCDPGTPVMEEADLCITLARLGKVRMVRRTVETSDRRIAAWGPLKANWIYLKMGILWCFGARERLGKDYPDVR; via the coding sequence ATGAGTAAAACCACCATCCTCATTCCCGTGCTGGACGAGGAACAGGCGCTTCCCGCCTTGGTGGAGCGGCTCGCGATGCTCGACCCGAAACCACTGGAAATATTGGTGGTCGATGGCGGCAGCAGCGACCGGAGTTGCGAGCTGGTGGAGCTGGCAGGCTGGCGGCTTGAGGTGTGCGGGCAAGGCCGCGCGGTGCAGATCAACACGGGGGTGGAGCAGGCGCGCGGCGAATATGTCTGCGTGCTCCATGCCGACACCATGCCGCCCACCGATATGGTCGCAGTGCTCGAGGATACTCTGGCCGATCCGGCGATTTCGCTGGGCAGCTTCACGCCGATCATTCGCGGACCCGAGAAGACGCGCTGGGGCACCACGCTGCACAATTGGGCAAAGACTTGGTACGCGCCCGCCATCATGCGCCCGCATCTGTTCCTGCGCGGTGTACGGCTGCTGTTCGGCGATCACGCGATGTTCTTTCGCCGCGCGCAATTCCTGAAAGTGGGCGGGTGCGATCCGGGCACGCCGGTGATGGAGGAAGCGGATCTGTGCATCACGCTGGCGCGGCTGGGGAAGGTCAGGATGGTCCGGCGAACGGTCGAAACCTCCGACCGCCGGATCGCCGCATGGGGACCGCTCAAGGCGAACTGGATTTATCTGAAGATGGGAATCCTGTGGTGCTTCGGCGCGCGCGAACGGCTGGGGAAGGATTACCCCGACGTGCGCTAG
- a CDS encoding TIGR04282 family arsenosugar biosynthesis glycosyltransferase has product MEPPCPATLAIFAKWPEAGKTKTRLNPAIGADGAVAVYRKLLMHTVEQARASGLGVELRISGAPPQRFYEWLGDGIAIVDQGEGDLGARMARVEAPALLIGSDAPEVTPELLQQAARALEDAPAVIGPADDGGYWLIGFREPAPFLFEQMEWSVDSVLPETLRRLAERGIEPAMLPVLTDIDTGEDLAKFPAFAPEAER; this is encoded by the coding sequence ATGGAACCCCCGTGCCCCGCAACCCTGGCGATTTTCGCAAAATGGCCAGAGGCAGGAAAAACCAAAACCCGGCTGAACCCGGCCATTGGGGCGGATGGTGCGGTGGCGGTCTATCGCAAGCTGCTGATGCATACGGTGGAGCAGGCCCGCGCCAGCGGATTGGGGGTGGAGCTGCGCATATCGGGCGCTCCTCCGCAGCGATTCTACGAATGGCTGGGCGATGGTATTGCCATAGTCGATCAGGGCGAGGGCGATCTCGGCGCGCGAATGGCACGGGTGGAGGCCCCGGCGCTATTGATCGGCAGCGATGCGCCCGAAGTGACGCCGGAGCTGCTGCAACAGGCGGCGCGCGCGCTGGAGGATGCTCCGGCGGTGATCGGCCCGGCGGATGATGGGGGATATTGGCTGATCGGGTTTCGTGAACCTGCGCCGTTCCTGTTCGAGCAAATGGAATGGAGCGTGGACAGCGTGCTGCCCGAAACGCTGCGGCGGCTGGCGGAGCGCGGGATCGAACCGGCGATGCTGCCGGTTCTGACCGATATCGATACGGGCGAGGATCTTGCAAAGTTTCCCGCCTTTGCCCCCGAAGCCGAGCGATGA
- a CDS encoding sterol desaturase family protein: protein MASFGKIAVIAGGALALGALMLAERRRPLRTQHHSETRRIIANLALGAGCMAVVTAIEVPLTRAIARRNETGGRGLAQKLPPRLQLAGAMLAMDYGFYIWHVMTHKVPFLWRFHRVHHVDPDMDMSTAVRFHPVDMLVSLPFRLVQVRLSGAGPRSLDLWRNFFNASVLFHHSNLRLPKHWDERLSLVLTTPRMHGIHHSKLRAEQDSNWTSGFSFWDRLHGTFRAAPRNAPPPDSIDIGVADWRALHDVPVVPALDSPFRAQPERVC from the coding sequence ATGGCGAGTTTCGGCAAGATCGCGGTGATAGCAGGCGGCGCATTGGCGCTGGGCGCGCTGATGCTGGCCGAGCGCAGGCGGCCCTTGCGCACGCAGCACCATTCCGAAACCAGGCGGATTATTGCCAACCTCGCTCTTGGCGCAGGCTGCATGGCGGTGGTGACCGCCATCGAAGTGCCGCTGACCCGCGCGATTGCCCGGCGCAACGAGACGGGCGGACGCGGCCTGGCCCAGAAACTGCCGCCCCGCCTGCAATTGGCTGGTGCCATGCTGGCGATGGATTACGGCTTCTACATCTGGCACGTGATGACGCATAAGGTGCCGTTCCTGTGGCGTTTTCACCGGGTCCACCATGTCGATCCGGACATGGATATGAGCACCGCGGTGCGGTTCCACCCGGTCGATATGCTGGTGTCGCTGCCCTTCCGGCTGGTGCAGGTTAGACTGTCCGGCGCAGGGCCGCGCAGCCTCGATCTGTGGCGCAATTTCTTCAATGCCAGCGTGTTGTTCCACCATTCGAACCTGCGCCTGCCAAAGCATTGGGACGAACGGCTGTCGCTGGTGCTCACCACCCCGCGAATGCACGGCATCCATCATTCGAAATTACGGGCCGAGCAGGACAGCAACTGGACCAGCGGCTTTTCTTTCTGGGACCGGCTGCATGGCACCTTCCGCGCCGCGCCGCGCAATGCGCCGCCCCCCGATTCGATCGATATCGGTGTGGCCGACTGGCGCGCTTTGCATGACGTGCCGGTGGTTCCAGCGCTCGATTCACCCTTTCGCGCGCAGCCGGAGCGTGTCTGCTGA